One Saccharopolyspora erythraea NRRL 2338 genomic region harbors:
- a CDS encoding IS5 family transposase (programmed frameshift), producing MEKWCPEPLWLLVRSLLPEAPQRHQGGGRRRLDDRAVLAAILYVLQTGCAWSALPTSFGVSCATAHRRFTEWSQADVFTRLHQELLDLLGTAGAIDWSRASVDSMHIRAVKRGTLTGPSPVDRGKPGSKIHAMSDRSGIPLAVVISAANRNDHRELQTVIDAVAPVRGSAGRPRRRPRKLHADKGYDYPVCRHALRRRGIIARIARRGIESTTRLGRHRYVIERTLEWVSRFRRLARRYERKAAHYAAFASLACAVICYRRAAKLDLLTHNNPK from the exons GTGGAGAAGTGGTGTCCGGAGCCGTTGTGGCTGCTGGTGCGTTCGCTGTTGCCCGAAGCGCCGCAACGCCACCAGGGCGGAGGTCGGCGTCGGCTGGACGACCGCGCGGTGCTGGCCGCGATCCTGTACGTGCTGCAAACCGGGTGCGCCTGGTCAGCGCTGCCCACCTCGTTCGGAGTCAGCTGCGCCACCGCACACCGCCGGTTCACCGAGTGGTCCCAAGCCGACGTGTTCACCCGGCTGCACCAGGAACTGCTGGACCTGCTCGGCACCGCTGGAGCGATCGACTGGTCCCGGGCGTCGGTGGACAGCATGCATATCCGGGCGGTCAAAAGGGGGACCT TGACCGGCCCCAGCCCGGTGGATCGAGGCAAGCCCGGCTCGAAGATCCACGCGATGAGCGACCGCAGTGGCATCCCGCTGGCCGTGGTCATCTCCGCGGCCAACCGCAACGATCACCGGGAACTTCAGACGGTGATCGATGCGGTTGCGCCGGTCAGAGGGTCTGCCGGACGGCCTCGACGTCGGCCGCGCAAGCTGCACGCCGACAAGGGCTACGACTATCCGGTCTGCCGACACGCGTTGCGTCGGAGAGGAATCATCGCCCGGATCGCTCGCCGGGGTATCGAGTCGACCACCCGGCTGGGACGCCACCGCTACGTCATCGAACGCACCCTGGAGTGGGTTTCCCGGTTCCGTCGGCTGGCTCGCCGCTACGAGCGCAAGGCCGCCCACTACGCGGCATTCGCCAGCCTGGCCTGCGCGGTGATCTGCTACCGCCGCGCCGCCAAACTGGATCTGCTCACCCATAACAACCCCAAATGA
- a CDS encoding winged helix-turn-helix transcriptional regulator, producing MKGRQPYICGLGPVFDAIAGKWKVLLLWELNPGRLRFGELRRRVAGITEKGADPAAQGAGARRPGAARGALRDAAAGGVFLTELGVTLNDALIPLAEWGKRYQRAKENTRV from the coding sequence ATGAAGGGTCGCCAGCCCTACATCTGCGGACTGGGGCCGGTGTTCGACGCCATCGCGGGCAAGTGGAAGGTCCTGCTCCTGTGGGAGCTGAACCCGGGGCGGCTGCGCTTCGGCGAACTGCGCAGACGGGTCGCCGGGATCACCGAGAAGGGTGCTGACCCAGCAGCTCAAGGAGCTGGAGCGCGACGGCCTGGTGCGGCGCGAGGTGCACTACGAGATGCCGCTGCGGGTGGAGTATTCCTCACCGAGCTCGGCGTCACGCTCAACGACGCATTGATCCCGTTGGCTGAGTGGGGAAAGCGCTACCAGCGCGCGAAGGAGAACACTCGCGTCTGA
- a CDS encoding NAD(P)-dependent oxidoreductase: protein MHNGFAAPVTVVGLGPMGYALAEAFLAAGHPTTVWNRSAHKADPLVAEGAVRAATAAEALAASDLAVVCVADYAAMHAALDHCGTALSGKVLVNLCSGTPQEAREALTWATAHGAGYLDGAIMVPVEVIGTPSSVVFYSGAREPFDAHRNTLDALGGVPRYLGGDAGLAVLHNTALLGLMWATVNGFLHAAALVESGGVGVADFAETAVDWFLPSVTGEILRAEAARIDREEFPGDGGTLAMCLTAIEHIVRTSRDAGISDEVPSQLKALGDRAVAAGYGDENYMSLIKVLRVPSAATHR, encoded by the coding sequence ATGCACAACGGCTTCGCCGCGCCCGTGACCGTCGTCGGCCTGGGCCCCATGGGGTATGCGCTCGCAGAGGCGTTCCTGGCCGCGGGCCACCCCACCACCGTCTGGAACCGGTCCGCGCACAAGGCCGACCCGCTGGTGGCCGAGGGCGCCGTGCGCGCCGCCACCGCCGCCGAGGCGCTGGCCGCGAGCGACCTGGCCGTAGTGTGCGTGGCGGACTACGCCGCGATGCACGCGGCCCTCGACCACTGCGGCACCGCGCTGTCCGGCAAGGTGCTGGTCAACCTCTGCTCAGGAACTCCGCAGGAGGCCCGCGAAGCGCTGACCTGGGCGACCGCGCACGGCGCCGGATACCTCGACGGCGCGATCATGGTGCCGGTGGAGGTCATCGGCACTCCGAGCTCGGTGGTCTTCTACAGCGGCGCCCGGGAGCCGTTCGACGCGCACCGGAACACGCTGGACGCCCTCGGGGGCGTCCCCCGGTATCTCGGTGGCGACGCCGGGCTCGCCGTCCTGCACAACACCGCGCTGCTCGGCCTGATGTGGGCGACCGTGAACGGTTTCCTGCACGCCGCCGCTTTGGTCGAGTCGGGGGGCGTCGGCGTCGCCGATTTCGCGGAGACGGCGGTCGACTGGTTCCTGCCCTCGGTCACCGGGGAGATCCTGCGGGCCGAAGCGGCGCGGATCGACCGCGAAGAGTTCCCCGGGGACGGCGGAACTCTGGCGATGTGCCTGACCGCGATCGAGCACATCGTCCGGACCAGCCGCGACGCCGGGATCAGCGACGAGGTCCCGTCGCAGCTGAAGGCGCTCGGCGACAGGGCCGTCGCGGCGGGCTACGGCGACGAGAACTACATGAGCCTGATCAAGGTCCTGCGTGTTCCATCGGCGGCCACGCACCGGTGA
- a CDS encoding cytochrome c oxidase assembly protein, with amino-acid sequence MLAGTIAAVVVAAVLVAAAGSEVYAVLGYRAPGAVTVFGVSAARMVADLAAAVCVGSLVFAAFFTSPRESGGVCADGYAAVRAAEAAGWAWAASAAAMVPLEMSDSSGQPVTDVLAPDSFSGLLHALVEPKAWLTTSAVALAVAVSCRFVLSWRPTMLLAGLAVAGVLPPAVIGHSASNAGHDIATNAMLIHVVAAALWLGVLVAVVAHLRRNGARTALVLGRYRRLAFWCWTALAVSGVVDALVLVPLPQLLTTRYGAMVLAKAGCLIVLGAVGVALRRRARGLRGLLGPELALMLLTLGVSMGMAHTPPPNLLARGVGPTAVVIGYDLPVPPSVLGVITTWRFDLVLGTAAVVMAALYAAGVRRLRRRGDAWPVGRTVAWLAGCATVLVATSSGLGVYSSGMFSMHMLVHMVLNMLAPVLLVLGGPITLALRAIPPSGRGNPAGPREWVLAVTHSPPARALANPAVATVLFVGSFYALYFTPLFEWAMAQHWAHELMNAHFLLVGYLYYWPVIGVDPAPRPLPHLARLGVVFAVMPFHAFFGVIVMSTSTVIAENFYRTLDLPWAPDLLADQTLGGAIAWAGGELPLVLVLIALLTQWYRHDMRQGRRENRSGDEELAAYNAMLAQLAESRRR; translated from the coding sequence ATGTTGGCCGGGACGATCGCGGCGGTCGTGGTGGCCGCTGTTCTGGTGGCGGCCGCTGGCAGCGAGGTCTACGCCGTCCTCGGCTACCGCGCTCCCGGCGCTGTGACGGTGTTCGGGGTGAGCGCGGCGCGCATGGTGGCCGACCTCGCGGCGGCGGTGTGCGTGGGATCGCTGGTGTTCGCGGCATTCTTCACCTCGCCGCGGGAGTCCGGCGGGGTCTGCGCCGACGGCTACGCGGCTGTGCGGGCCGCCGAGGCCGCCGGGTGGGCGTGGGCGGCGTCCGCTGCCGCGATGGTGCCGCTGGAGATGTCGGACTCGTCCGGTCAGCCGGTGACCGACGTCCTTGCCCCGGACTCGTTCTCCGGACTGCTGCACGCGCTCGTCGAACCGAAGGCGTGGCTGACGACCTCGGCCGTCGCGCTCGCCGTCGCGGTGAGCTGCCGCTTCGTGCTGTCTTGGCGGCCGACGATGCTGCTGGCCGGACTGGCGGTCGCGGGCGTGCTGCCACCCGCGGTGATCGGCCACTCCGCCTCGAACGCGGGCCACGACATCGCCACCAACGCCATGCTGATCCACGTGGTGGCGGCCGCGCTGTGGCTCGGCGTGCTCGTCGCCGTCGTCGCGCACCTGCGGCGCAATGGCGCGCGGACCGCGCTCGTGCTCGGCCGCTACCGCAGGCTCGCGTTCTGGTGCTGGACCGCGCTGGCGGTGTCGGGCGTGGTCGACGCGCTCGTGCTGGTGCCGCTGCCGCAGCTGCTCACCACCCGGTACGGGGCGATGGTCCTGGCGAAAGCCGGATGTCTGATCGTGCTGGGCGCCGTGGGCGTCGCCCTCCGGCGCCGGGCCCGCGGGCTGCGGGGTCTGCTCGGACCGGAGCTCGCGCTCATGCTGCTGACGCTCGGCGTCTCGATGGGCATGGCGCACACCCCGCCCCCGAACCTGCTCGCCCGCGGCGTCGGCCCGACGGCGGTGGTGATCGGCTACGACCTGCCGGTGCCTCCCAGCGTGCTCGGGGTCATCACCACATGGCGCTTCGACCTGGTGCTCGGCACCGCAGCGGTCGTCATGGCCGCCCTGTACGCGGCTGGCGTGCGGCGGCTGCGCAGGCGGGGCGATGCCTGGCCGGTCGGGCGGACGGTCGCGTGGCTTGCCGGTTGCGCGACGGTGCTCGTGGCGACGTCGTCGGGACTCGGCGTCTACTCGTCGGGAATGTTCAGCATGCACATGCTCGTGCACATGGTGCTGAACATGCTGGCGCCGGTCCTGCTCGTGCTCGGAGGCCCGATCACGCTGGCGCTGCGCGCGATTCCGCCGAGCGGACGGGGAAACCCCGCCGGGCCGCGCGAATGGGTTCTCGCGGTGACGCACTCGCCGCCGGCGCGGGCACTGGCCAATCCGGCGGTGGCAACGGTGCTGTTCGTCGGCTCCTTCTACGCGCTGTACTTCACGCCGCTGTTCGAGTGGGCGATGGCGCAGCACTGGGCGCACGAGCTGATGAACGCGCACTTCCTGCTCGTCGGCTACCTGTACTACTGGCCGGTGATCGGCGTCGACCCGGCGCCGCGACCGCTGCCGCACCTCGCGCGGCTCGGGGTGGTGTTCGCGGTGATGCCGTTCCACGCCTTCTTCGGCGTGATCGTGATGAGCACGTCCACGGTGATCGCGGAGAACTTCTACCGGACGCTGGACCTGCCGTGGGCGCCGGACCTGCTCGCCGACCAGACCCTCGGCGGGGCGATCGCGTGGGCGGGCGGCGAACTGCCGCTGGTGCTCGTGCTGATCGCGCTGCTCACCCAGTGGTACCGCCACGACATGCGCCAGGGCCGCCGCGAGAACCGCTCCGGCGACGAGGAGCTCGCCGCCTACAACGCGATGCTCGCCCAGCTCGCCGAGTCCCGCAGGCGCTGA
- a CDS encoding IS5 family transposase, with protein sequence MARPRPWEVSDELWALIEPLLPRHERRFRYPGRRRIDDRKTLQGILFVLYTGIQWEFLPQELGFGSGSTCWRRLAEWQQAGVWEQLQRVLLDRLRAADQLDFSRAVVDSSQIQAKRGRGCPKVGPSPVDRGRPGSKHHVITDACGTPLRVVLTGSNRNDVTQLVPLVEAIPPVRGRPGRPRRKPRRLYADRAYDHDVYRDKLRARGITPRIARRGDDHGSGLGKLRWVVEAAIAWLHGPRRLRIRWETRDDIHDGFLQLTHCMILAAKLPTHAI encoded by the coding sequence ATGGCTCGCCCGAGGCCGTGGGAGGTCAGCGACGAGTTGTGGGCGTTGATCGAGCCGTTGCTGCCCCGGCACGAGCGTCGGTTTCGGTATCCGGGTCGGCGTCGGATCGACGATCGCAAGACTCTGCAGGGCATCTTGTTCGTGCTCTACACCGGCATCCAGTGGGAGTTTCTGCCGCAGGAGTTGGGATTCGGCTCGGGGTCGACGTGCTGGCGGCGGTTGGCCGAGTGGCAGCAGGCCGGAGTATGGGAGCAGTTGCAGCGGGTGCTGCTGGATCGCCTGCGAGCGGCCGATCAGTTGGACTTCTCCCGAGCGGTCGTGGATTCCTCCCAGATCCAGGCCAAACGGGGACGTGGTTGCCCAAAAGTCGGTCCGAGTCCGGTTGACCGTGGTCGGCCGGGCTCGAAGCACCACGTCATCACCGATGCCTGTGGAACCCCGTTGCGGGTGGTGCTGACCGGCAGCAACCGCAACGATGTGACCCAGCTGGTGCCGCTGGTGGAGGCGATCCCACCGGTGCGCGGACGGCCGGGTCGGCCCCGCCGCAAACCCCGCCGCCTCTACGCAGACCGGGCCTACGACCACGACGTCTACCGAGACAAGCTGCGGGCCCGGGGCATCACACCCCGGATCGCTCGCCGAGGTGACGACCACGGTTCCGGCCTCGGCAAGCTGCGGTGGGTGGTCGAAGCCGCGATCGCCTGGCTGCACGGACCACGCCGCCTACGGATCCGCTGGGAAACCCGCGACGACATCCACGACGGCTTCCTCCAACTCACCCACTGCATGATCCTCGCCGCCAAGCTCCCCACACACGCAATCTGA
- a CDS encoding heavy metal translocating P-type ATPase yields MTPTPTRVTPRPQARQVELAVTGMTCAACATRVERKLGKLDGVRASVNYATGRASVEVASATDDAALLDAVRRAGYQAEPVTPESAEEPDSGDRSRDLWRRMLVSVLLFVPLCDLSLLFTALPGTRFPGWQWVLAALALPVVGWAALPFHRAALSGARRGSSSMDTLVSLGICAAGAWSAYAMFSGHEPAELTGFWALLRADGAIYLEVAAGVTTFVLAGRYFEARAQRRAGHALHALADLRAKTVTVVRDDGTRQEIPVDDLQVGQRFLVRPGETVATDGVVRDGRAELDCAAMTGESMPVGTASGDDVIGGTVLLTGHLVVEATRVGRDTRLAAMVRLVEEAQTGKAAVQRLADRISAYFVPAVLVLAVSTSVGWLLAGGTAERAFTAALAVLVIACPCALGLATPTALMVATGRGAMLGIFIKGHQALESTRHIDTVVLDKTGTVTEGRMSVVAVECLPGVERAVVLRRAGALEDASEHAVARAVSAFAREELGALPGVAEFRNLTGLGARGVVEDREVLAGRAALFGELGWEVPGDLDAVRREWERQGRTAVLLGWDGRAVAVFALADLVRPSAPRAVAGLHRLGLRTVLLTGDNAATADAVAAAVGIGEVVAEVLPDEKVDVVRRLRAQGRVVAMVGDGVNDAPALAAADLGLAIGTGTDVAIGAADLILVRDELTVVPDAIRLSRAALRTIRGNLVWAFGYNLAALPLAALGLLNPLVAGGAMALSSFFVVSNSLRLRRFAPGGWENADPSR; encoded by the coding sequence ATGACCCCGACCCCGACCCGCGTTACCCCGCGCCCGCAGGCGCGGCAGGTGGAGCTCGCCGTGACCGGCATGACCTGCGCGGCGTGCGCGACCCGCGTGGAGCGCAAGCTCGGCAAGCTCGACGGCGTGCGGGCGAGCGTGAACTACGCCACGGGCCGCGCGAGCGTCGAGGTCGCTTCCGCCACCGACGACGCGGCGCTGCTCGACGCCGTGCGACGGGCCGGCTACCAGGCGGAACCGGTGACGCCGGAAAGCGCGGAGGAACCCGACTCCGGCGACCGCAGCCGGGACCTGTGGCGCCGGATGCTGGTCTCGGTGCTGCTGTTCGTGCCGCTGTGCGACCTGTCGTTGCTGTTCACCGCACTTCCCGGCACGCGGTTTCCGGGCTGGCAGTGGGTGCTGGCCGCGCTCGCGCTGCCGGTCGTGGGCTGGGCGGCGCTGCCGTTCCACCGCGCCGCGCTCAGCGGCGCCCGGCGCGGGTCGTCGTCCATGGACACGTTGGTCTCGCTCGGGATCTGCGCGGCCGGCGCGTGGTCGGCGTACGCGATGTTCTCGGGGCACGAACCGGCCGAGCTCACGGGGTTCTGGGCGCTGTTGCGCGCCGACGGAGCGATCTACCTCGAGGTCGCCGCCGGGGTGACCACCTTCGTGCTCGCCGGCCGCTACTTCGAGGCGCGCGCCCAGCGCAGGGCGGGCCACGCGCTGCACGCGCTCGCCGACCTGCGCGCGAAGACCGTCACCGTCGTGCGCGATGACGGCACCAGGCAGGAGATCCCGGTCGACGATCTCCAGGTGGGGCAACGCTTCCTGGTGCGCCCGGGTGAAACCGTCGCGACCGATGGCGTCGTGCGCGACGGACGCGCCGAGCTCGACTGCGCGGCCATGACGGGCGAGTCGATGCCGGTCGGCACCGCGTCCGGCGACGACGTGATCGGTGGAACCGTGCTGCTGACGGGTCATCTGGTGGTCGAGGCGACCCGCGTCGGACGCGACACGCGGCTGGCCGCGATGGTCCGCCTGGTCGAGGAGGCGCAGACCGGCAAGGCGGCCGTGCAGCGCCTCGCGGACCGGATCTCGGCGTACTTCGTGCCCGCCGTGCTGGTGCTCGCGGTGTCCACATCGGTCGGCTGGCTGCTGGCCGGAGGTACGGCCGAACGCGCGTTCACCGCCGCGCTGGCGGTGCTGGTGATCGCCTGCCCCTGCGCGCTCGGACTGGCCACCCCGACCGCGCTCATGGTCGCCACCGGACGCGGCGCGATGCTCGGCATCTTCATCAAGGGCCACCAGGCCCTCGAGTCGACCAGGCACATCGACACCGTCGTGCTCGACAAGACCGGGACGGTCACCGAGGGACGGATGTCGGTGGTGGCCGTTGAGTGCCTGCCCGGCGTCGAGCGGGCGGTGGTGCTGCGTCGCGCGGGTGCGCTGGAGGACGCCTCGGAGCACGCGGTCGCGCGTGCGGTCAGCGCCTTCGCGCGGGAGGAACTCGGTGCGTTGCCCGGTGTCGCGGAGTTCCGCAACCTGACCGGGCTCGGCGCTCGTGGTGTGGTGGAGGATCGCGAGGTCCTCGCCGGTCGCGCCGCGCTGTTCGGCGAGCTCGGCTGGGAGGTGCCTGGTGACCTCGACGCCGTGCGCCGCGAATGGGAGCGACAGGGCAGGACCGCGGTGCTCCTCGGCTGGGATGGCCGTGCCGTCGCGGTGTTCGCGCTGGCCGACCTGGTCCGGCCGTCGGCGCCCCGGGCGGTGGCCGGCCTGCACCGCCTTGGCCTCCGGACGGTGCTGCTGACCGGCGACAACGCCGCGACGGCGGACGCGGTGGCCGCGGCGGTCGGCATCGGCGAGGTGGTCGCCGAGGTGCTGCCGGACGAGAAGGTCGACGTCGTGCGGCGCCTGCGCGCGCAAGGCCGGGTGGTGGCGATGGTCGGCGACGGCGTCAACGACGCTCCCGCGCTGGCCGCCGCCGACCTGGGGCTGGCCATCGGCACCGGCACCGATGTCGCGATCGGCGCCGCCGACCTGATCCTGGTGCGCGACGAACTGACGGTGGTGCCCGACGCGATCCGGCTCTCGCGTGCCGCGCTGCGCACGATTCGCGGGAACCTGGTGTGGGCGTTCGGCTACAACCTCGCCGCCCTCCCGCTCGCCGCCCTCGGACTCCTCAACCCGCTGGTCGCGGGTGGGGCGATGGCGCTGTCGTCGTTCTTCGTGGTCTCCAACAGCCTGCGCCTGCGCAGGTTCGCGCCAGGAGGCTGGGAGAACGCGGACCCGAGCCGCTGA
- the sigC gene encoding RNA polymerase sigma factor SigC: MSATVSRSAADDAWLTELALAAGTGDRRALEEFIRATQRDVWRFVAHLASVEQADDLAQETYVRVLRSLPRFAGRASARTWLLSIARRVVVDQVRYARSRPRTTAAVEWATAAERPAPGFEDIVELNMLLAGLDEQRREVLLLTQVLGLSYQETADICGCPVGTVRSRVARAREELIAGTREESEETG, encoded by the coding sequence ATGTCGGCGACCGTGAGTCGATCCGCCGCAGATGACGCCTGGTTGACCGAGCTCGCCCTGGCGGCCGGCACCGGCGACCGTCGCGCGCTGGAGGAGTTCATCCGGGCCACCCAGCGCGACGTGTGGCGCTTCGTCGCGCACCTGGCGAGCGTCGAGCAGGCCGACGACCTCGCGCAGGAGACCTACGTCCGGGTGCTGCGGAGCCTGCCCCGGTTCGCGGGCCGCGCCTCGGCCCGGACCTGGCTGCTCTCGATCGCCCGCCGGGTGGTCGTGGACCAGGTCCGCTACGCCCGGAGCAGGCCGCGCACGACCGCCGCCGTGGAGTGGGCGACCGCGGCCGAGCGACCGGCGCCGGGCTTCGAGGACATCGTCGAGCTGAACATGCTGCTGGCCGGGCTCGACGAACAGCGCCGCGAGGTGCTGCTGCTGACCCAGGTCCTCGGGCTGTCCTACCAGGAGACGGCCGACATCTGCGGCTGCCCGGTCGGCACCGTCCGCTCGCGCGTCGCGCGGGCGCGCGAGGAGCTGATCGCGGGAACCCGCGAGGAGTCGGAAGAAACCGGCTGA
- a CDS encoding response regulator — translation MAVKVVLLDDEELVRGGIRLILDLDPDIEVVAEGSDGSVAAELVAMHRPDVVLTDIQMPTVGGLEVTRRLTRLPDPPAVAVLTTFDLDEYVYAALQNGAAGFLLKDTPPRDLAAAVHVVARGEAMLSPRITTKLLSTFSSGATAAQAAKARMEELTAREREVAVAVAQGMSNAEIAGNLHMSLSTVKVHIGRIMTKLGMANRTQVAILAHDAGLA, via the coding sequence GTGGCCGTCAAGGTGGTCCTGCTCGACGACGAGGAACTGGTGCGCGGTGGTATCCGGCTGATCCTCGACCTGGACCCGGACATCGAGGTGGTCGCGGAGGGGAGCGACGGCTCGGTGGCCGCGGAGCTGGTGGCCATGCACCGCCCGGACGTCGTGCTCACCGACATCCAGATGCCCACCGTCGGCGGGCTGGAGGTCACCAGGCGCCTCACCAGGTTGCCGGATCCGCCCGCCGTCGCCGTGCTCACCACGTTCGACCTCGACGAGTACGTCTACGCCGCGTTGCAGAACGGCGCGGCGGGGTTCCTGCTCAAGGACACGCCGCCGCGCGACCTGGCCGCCGCGGTGCACGTCGTCGCCCGCGGTGAGGCGATGCTTTCCCCGCGCATCACCACGAAGCTGCTGTCGACGTTCTCGTCGGGGGCGACCGCCGCGCAGGCCGCGAAAGCGCGGATGGAGGAGCTGACGGCCCGCGAACGCGAGGTGGCCGTGGCCGTCGCCCAGGGGATGAGCAACGCCGAGATCGCGGGCAACCTGCACATGAGCCTGTCCACCGTGAAGGTGCACATCGGCCGGATCATGACGAAGCTCGGCATGGCCAACCGCACCCAGGTCGCCATCCTCGCCCACGACGCCGGGTTGGCCTGA
- a CDS encoding sensor histidine kinase, which yields MRFFDHLRARLSWWDGRIRSLLFDLVAALITIRFGVNLETALTVPNVGLLIAAVLAFVVRRRFPWLPVVATAGLATFTGPAAAASVAAYTMARRRGPSTQLWVAGGLLAAVMTAHTYQQFPQDLHIYAIASAATAGVAMLLGLWVFQRKMLLVTFRERAEQAERERDLLAERAVAAERRRIAREMHDVVAHRCSVISLQAGALTLTAPDERTGEVAEVIRKTSATALTELRSMLRVLREDENDGPGEMSGELASDPTLSSIRRLVADSVESGENIRLDLPDPLPETSSEVGRAAYRVVQESLTNAAKHAPHAAVHVEVTAEDGDLVVTVSNRRAPGTGSDAVPGSGYGLIGMRERVTLAGGALRNGWAEDGGYRVRAVFPLQ from the coding sequence GTGCGCTTCTTCGATCACCTGAGGGCCCGGTTGTCGTGGTGGGACGGCAGGATCCGGTCGCTGCTGTTCGATCTGGTGGCGGCGCTCATCACCATCCGGTTCGGGGTCAACCTCGAAACCGCGCTGACGGTGCCCAACGTCGGCCTGTTGATCGCGGCGGTGCTGGCGTTCGTCGTGCGCAGGCGGTTCCCGTGGTTGCCGGTCGTCGCGACCGCGGGGCTGGCCACCTTCACCGGTCCGGCCGCCGCCGCGTCGGTCGCCGCCTACACCATGGCGCGGCGGCGGGGTCCGTCCACGCAGCTCTGGGTTGCCGGCGGCCTCCTGGCCGCCGTGATGACCGCGCACACCTACCAACAGTTCCCGCAGGACCTGCACATCTACGCGATCGCGTCGGCGGCCACCGCGGGTGTGGCGATGCTGCTGGGCCTGTGGGTCTTCCAGCGCAAGATGCTGCTGGTGACGTTCCGGGAGCGCGCCGAGCAGGCCGAACGCGAGCGCGACCTGCTCGCCGAACGGGCGGTCGCTGCCGAGCGCAGGCGCATCGCCCGCGAGATGCACGACGTGGTCGCCCACCGGTGCAGCGTGATCTCGCTCCAGGCGGGCGCGCTCACGCTGACCGCTCCGGATGAGCGGACCGGTGAGGTCGCCGAGGTCATCCGCAAGACCAGCGCGACCGCGCTGACCGAACTTCGGAGCATGCTGCGCGTGCTGCGTGAGGACGAGAACGACGGCCCGGGGGAGATGAGCGGTGAGCTCGCCAGCGACCCGACCCTGAGCAGCATCCGGCGGCTGGTCGCCGATTCCGTCGAATCCGGGGAGAACATCCGGCTGGACCTGCCCGACCCGCTGCCCGAGACTTCCAGCGAGGTCGGCCGGGCCGCCTACCGCGTCGTGCAGGAGTCGCTGACCAACGCGGCCAAGCACGCGCCACACGCCGCGGTGCACGTCGAAGTCACCGCGGAAGACGGAGATCTCGTGGTCACCGTGTCGAACCGCCGCGCTCCAGGCACTGGCTCCGATGCCGTTCCCGGGTCGGGATACGGGCTGATCGGCATGCGGGAGCGGGTCACGCTCGCCGGAGGCGCACTGCGCAACGGGTGGGCCGAGGACGGCGGATACCGTGTGCGGGCGGTGTTCCCCCTGCAGTAG
- a CDS encoding ABC transporter permease, with protein sequence MNNIAANLGRAGVARSPGVGGFGAALRYEWINLTTLRSTWVLSGMAVLLQVVHALYDDRTGVSGADQFSSGLRLTTMIAAVLVSAIGVNVFGAEYRYRTIATTVLTVQSRARVVLAKVAVVAGFGASASLLAVLVDYLGVLLSGATTDDPVGMAVAGLGAVLYVTLSGLVGLALAGLARHAVAALAVVLLWPTVLEPLLVSGLEISPKVLPFLATGALAEVVPEPQWYLALPLAGLATILLVAAGTALSRRDT encoded by the coding sequence ATGAACAACATCGCAGCGAATCTCGGCCGCGCGGGCGTCGCGCGGTCACCTGGCGTGGGGGGTTTCGGCGCGGCCCTGCGCTATGAGTGGATCAACCTGACCACGCTGCGCTCGACTTGGGTGCTCAGTGGCATGGCAGTGCTTCTCCAGGTCGTCCACGCGCTGTACGACGATCGCACGGGCGTCTCCGGTGCGGATCAGTTCTCCAGCGGACTGAGGCTGACGACGATGATCGCGGCCGTGCTCGTCTCCGCGATCGGTGTGAACGTGTTCGGTGCCGAGTACCGGTACAGGACCATCGCCACCACCGTGCTCACGGTGCAGTCGCGCGCGCGTGTGGTGCTGGCCAAAGTCGCCGTGGTCGCCGGCTTCGGCGCGTCGGCGAGCCTGCTCGCCGTGCTCGTCGACTACCTCGGTGTGCTGCTCAGCGGTGCGACGACGGACGACCCGGTCGGCATGGCGGTCGCGGGCCTCGGCGCGGTGCTGTACGTGACCCTGTCGGGTCTGGTCGGTCTGGCCTTGGCGGGGTTGGCCCGGCACGCGGTGGCCGCACTCGCAGTGGTGCTGCTCTGGCCCACCGTCCTGGAGCCGCTGCTGGTCAGTGGGCTGGAGATCAGCCCGAAGGTACTGCCGTTCCTGGCGACCGGGGCACTGGCCGAGGTCGTTCCCGAACCGCAGTGGTACCTGGCACTGCCGCTGGCCGGGCTGGCCACCATCCTGCTGGTCGCCGCGGGGACGGCGCTTTCGCGCAGGGATACGTGA